A window of the Streptomyces sp. NBC_00454 genome harbors these coding sequences:
- the rplF gene encoding 50S ribosomal protein L6, which produces MSRIGKLPIQVPAGVDVTIDGQAVAVKGPKGSLALTIKAPIEIVKGEDGVLNVVRPNDERQNKALHGLSRTLVANMITGVTTGYVKALEISGVGYRVAAKGSNLEFQLGYSHPILIEAPEGISFKVESPTKFSVEGIDKQKVGEVAANIRKLRKPDPYKAKGVKYAGEVIRRKVGKAGK; this is translated from the coding sequence ATGTCGCGAATCGGCAAGCTCCCCATCCAGGTTCCCGCCGGTGTGGACGTCACCATCGACGGCCAGGCGGTCGCTGTGAAGGGCCCCAAGGGTTCCCTCGCGCTGACCATCAAGGCGCCGATCGAGATCGTCAAGGGTGAGGACGGCGTTCTGAACGTTGTTCGTCCCAACGACGAGCGTCAGAACAAGGCCCTGCACGGCCTGTCCCGCACGCTGGTGGCGAACATGATCACCGGCGTGACCACGGGTTACGTCAAGGCTCTTGAGATCAGCGGTGTCGGTTACCGCGTCGCCGCGAAGGGCTCCAACCTGGAGTTCCAGCTTGGCTACAGCCACCCGATCCTGATCGAGGCGCCCGAGGGCATCTCCTTCAAGGTCGAGTCGCCCACCAAGTTCTCGGTCGAGGGCATCGACAAGCAGAAGGTCGGCGAGGTCGCCGCCAACATCCGCAAGCTGCGGAAGCCCGACCCGTACAAGGCCAAGGGTGTCAAGTACGCCGGCGAAGTCATCCGCCGCAAGGTCGGAAAGGCTGGTAAGTAG
- the rplO gene encoding 50S ribosomal protein L15 codes for MAESSPLKAHNLRPAPGAKTAKTRVGRGEASKGKTAGRGTKGQKARYQIPQRFEGGQMPLHMRLPKLKGFKNPFRTEFQVVNLDKLGALYPEGGEVTVADLVAKGAVRKNSLVKVLGQGEISVALQVSVDAVSGSAKEKIAAAGGTVTELV; via the coding sequence ATGGCTGAAAGCAGCCCGCTGAAGGCCCACAACCTCCGTCCCGCCCCCGGCGCCAAGACCGCGAAGACCCGTGTCGGTCGTGGTGAGGCGTCGAAGGGTAAGACGGCTGGTCGTGGTACGAAGGGCCAGAAGGCCCGCTACCAGATCCCGCAGCGCTTCGAGGGTGGGCAGATGCCCCTCCACATGCGTCTGCCGAAGCTCAAGGGCTTCAAGAACCCGTTCCGCACCGAGTTCCAGGTCGTGAACCTGGACAAGCTCGGCGCTCTCTACCCCGAGGGTGGAGAGGTCACGGTGGCCGACCTGGTCGCCAAGGGCGCGGTTCGCAAGAACAGCCTCGTCAAGGTCCTGGGCCAGGGCGAGATCTCCGTGGCGCTGCAGGTTTCGGTTGACGCCGTCTCCGGCTCCGCCAAGGAGAAGATTGCCGCCGCTGGTGGCACCGTGACCGAGCTCGTCTAA
- the rpsE gene encoding 30S ribosomal protein S5 gives MAGPQRRGSGAGGGERRDRKGRDGGPAAEKTAYVERVVAINRVAKVVKGGRRFSFTALVVVGDGDGTVGVGYGKAKEVPAAIAKGVEEAKKSFFKVPRIQGTIPHPITGERAAGVVLLKPAAPGTGVIAGGPVRAVLECAGVHDILSKSLGSSNAINIVHATVAALKGLQRPEEIAARRGLPLEDVAPAALLRARAGAGA, from the coding sequence ATGGCTGGACCCCAGCGCCGCGGAAGCGGTGCCGGTGGCGGCGAGCGGCGGGACCGGAAGGGTCGCGACGGTGGCCCTGCCGCCGAGAAGACCGCTTACGTTGAGCGCGTTGTCGCGATCAACCGCGTCGCCAAGGTTGTCAAGGGTGGTCGCCGCTTCAGCTTCACCGCGCTGGTCGTGGTGGGCGACGGTGACGGCACTGTAGGTGTCGGTTACGGCAAGGCCAAGGAAGTTCCCGCGGCCATCGCCAAGGGTGTCGAGGAAGCCAAGAAGTCCTTCTTCAAGGTTCCGCGCATCCAGGGCACCATTCCTCACCCGATCACGGGCGAGCGCGCCGCGGGCGTCGTGCTGCTGAAGCCGGCCGCCCCTGGTACCGGTGTTATCGCCGGTGGCCCGGTGCGCGCCGTTCTGGAGTGCGCCGGCGTTCACGACATCCTGTCGAAGTCGCTCGGCTCTTCCAACGCGATCAACATCGTGCACGCGACCGTGGCGGCCCTCAAGGGCCTGCAGCGTCCCGAGGAGATCGCGGCTCGCCGTGGTCTGCCCCTCGAGGACGTCGCTCCCGCGGCTCTGCTCCGTGCGCGTGCTGGGGCGGGTGCGTAA
- the rpmD gene encoding 50S ribosomal protein L30: MARLKVTQIKSYIGSKQNHRDTLRSLGLKRLNDVVVKEDRPEFRGMVHTVRHLVTVEEVD; the protein is encoded by the coding sequence ATGGCTCGCCTCAAGGTCACGCAGATCAAGTCGTACATCGGCAGCAAGCAGAACCACCGCGACACGCTGCGTTCGCTCGGGCTCAAGCGCCTGAACGACGTCGTCGTCAAGGAGGACCGCCCCGAGTTCCGCGGAATGGTTCACACCGTCCGCCACCTCGTGACGGTTGAGGAGGTTGACTAA
- the rplR gene encoding 50S ribosomal protein L18 codes for MAYGVKIAKGDAYKRAAKARRHIRIRKNVSGTAERPRLVVTRSNRNIVAQVIDDLQGHTLASASTLDASIRGGEGDKSSQAQAVGALVAERAKAAGVETVVFDRGGNRYAGRIAALADAAREAGLKF; via the coding sequence ATGGCATACGGTGTAAAGATCGCCAAGGGCGACGCGTACAAGCGTGCCGCCAAGGCCCGTCGCCACATCCGCATCCGCAAGAACGTCTCGGGTACGGCGGAGCGTCCGCGCCTCGTCGTGACGCGTTCCAACCGCAACATCGTTGCTCAGGTCATCGACGACCTCCAGGGTCACACCCTGGCGTCCGCGTCGACCCTGGACGCTTCGATCCGTGGTGGCGAAGGCGACAAGAGCTCGCAGGCCCAGGCTGTCGGCGCGCTCGTCGCCGAGCGTGCCAAGGCCGCGGGTGTCGAGACCGTCGTGTTCGACCGCGGTGGCAACCGATACGCCGGGCGCATTGCCGCTCTGGCTGACGCCGCCCGCGAAGCCGGGCTGAAGTTCTAA